In a genomic window of Myxococcales bacterium:
- the asnB gene encoding asparagine synthase (glutamine-hydrolyzing) produces MCGIGGIVGLEPGPPPGRDELARMLGAMHHRGPDEFGLYRDPTAGLAHARLSIIDLASGQQPMANEDESLWIVFNGEIFNYVELRAELEAAGHRFRTRSDTEVIVHAWEQWGEDAFDRLNGQWAIALWDTRAARLVLARDRVGVRPLYYCVHRGRLIFASEVKAIFAAAPDLPRRFDPIGIDQTFTFWTAVAPRTVFAGVSELPPGHVRTYQGGDVRERAYWTPSYAADFAGSLDEATEAVRAALARATELRMLRADVDVGSYLSGGLDSSVIATLGLAAKGAGFHTFSLRFADAEYDEGSFQRLMSERLGTTHHELTVTRGDIARVFPKVIWHAERPILRTAPAPMFLLSGLVREHGIKVVLTGEGADEMFAGYDLFREGAIRRFWARAPQSTRRPLLLDKLYPYLARSPVAQRAMAQRFFGQGLERWREPGFGHDLRWRTTAAVKRLLAPAMRGAGDAVAALLADLPSEFGGWGALQQDQYLEVRTLMSGYLLSAQGDRMLMGNSVEGRFPFLDREVMALAGRLPASYKLRGLDEKHVLKRMARDQIPAEILARPKQPYRAPDALAFLGDGAGWCAEVMSSELAARAGVFEPSAVAQLWSKCRERAATQFSNTDNMAVVGVMSTHVVWRDLIDATPSVRVPAEIRTVVERI; encoded by the coding sequence ATGTGCGGCATCGGCGGAATCGTCGGGCTCGAGCCCGGGCCGCCCCCGGGGCGCGACGAGCTGGCGCGGATGCTCGGGGCCATGCACCACCGCGGGCCCGACGAGTTCGGCCTGTACCGCGACCCCACGGCGGGCCTGGCCCACGCCCGGCTCTCGATCATCGACCTCGCCAGCGGCCAGCAGCCGATGGCCAACGAGGACGAGTCGCTGTGGATCGTCTTCAACGGCGAGATCTTCAACTACGTCGAGCTGCGGGCCGAGCTCGAGGCCGCCGGCCATCGGTTCCGGACCCGGAGCGACACCGAGGTCATCGTCCACGCCTGGGAGCAGTGGGGCGAGGACGCGTTCGATCGGCTCAACGGCCAGTGGGCCATCGCCCTCTGGGACACCCGCGCCGCCCGGCTGGTCCTGGCGCGCGATCGAGTGGGGGTGCGCCCGCTGTATTACTGCGTCCACCGCGGCCGGCTGATCTTCGCCAGCGAGGTCAAGGCGATCTTCGCCGCGGCGCCCGACCTGCCGCGCCGGTTCGATCCGATCGGCATCGACCAGACGTTCACGTTCTGGACCGCGGTCGCGCCGCGCACGGTGTTCGCCGGCGTCAGCGAGCTGCCGCCGGGCCACGTCCGCACCTACCAGGGCGGCGACGTGCGCGAGCGCGCCTACTGGACCCCGAGCTACGCGGCCGACTTCGCGGGCTCGCTCGACGAGGCCACCGAGGCGGTCCGGGCCGCGCTGGCGCGCGCGACCGAGCTGCGCATGCTGCGGGCCGACGTCGACGTCGGCAGCTACCTGTCCGGGGGGCTCGACTCCTCGGTCATCGCGACGCTGGGCCTGGCCGCCAAGGGCGCCGGCTTCCACACCTTCTCGCTGCGGTTCGCCGACGCCGAGTACGACGAGGGCAGCTTCCAGCGCCTGATGAGCGAGCGCCTCGGCACGACCCACCACGAGCTCACCGTCACCCGCGGCGACATCGCCCGGGTGTTCCCGAAGGTGATCTGGCACGCCGAGCGGCCGATCTTGCGGACCGCGCCCGCGCCGATGTTCCTCTTGTCCGGGCTGGTGCGCGAGCACGGCATCAAGGTCGTGCTGACCGGCGAGGGCGCCGACGAGATGTTCGCCGGCTACGACCTGTTCCGCGAGGGGGCGATCCGGCGGTTCTGGGCCCGGGCCCCGCAGTCGACGCGGCGGCCGTTGTTGCTCGACAAGCTCTACCCGTACCTGGCCCGGTCGCCGGTGGCGCAGCGGGCCATGGCCCAGCGGTTCTTCGGCCAGGGCCTCGAGCGCTGGCGCGAGCCGGGCTTCGGCCACGACCTGCGCTGGCGGACCACCGCGGCGGTCAAGCGCCTGCTGGCCCCGGCGATGCGGGGGGCGGGCGACGCGGTCGCCGCGCTCCTGGCCGACCTGCCCAGCGAGTTTGGCGGCTGGGGCGCCCTGCAGCAGGACCAGTACCTCGAGGTGCGCACCCTGATGTCGGGCTACCTGCTGTCGGCCCAGGGCGATCGCATGCTCATGGGCAACTCGGTCGAGGGCCGGTTCCCGTTCCTCGATCGCGAGGTCATGGCGCTGGCCGGGCGCCTGCCGGCGTCGTACAAGCTGCGCGGCCTCGACGAGAAGCACGTGCTCAAGCGCATGGCGCGCGATCAGATCCCGGCCGAGATCCTCGCCCGACCCAAGCAGCCCTACCGTGCGCCGGACGCGCTGGCGTTCCTCGGCGACGGCGCCGGCTGGTGCGCCGAGGTCATGTCGTCGGAGCTGGCGGCCCGGGCCGGGGTGTTCGAGCCCAGCGCGGTCGCGCAGCTGTGGAGCAAGTGCCGGGAGCGGGCGGCGACCCAGTTCTCCAACACGGACAACATGGCCGTGGTAGGTGTGATGTCGACCCACGTGGTGTGGCGGGACCTGATCGACGCGACGCCCAGCGTGCGCGTACCCGCAGAAATCCGCACGGTGGTCGAGCGCATTTGA
- the nadE gene encoding NAD(+) synthase produces the protein MSKDVLALDYEAEATRIAGELRRIIAHECKRRGLVVALSGGIDSSCVAALATRALGKAKVFGVHMPERDSSAETLRLSTSVSDTFGFDSVLEEITPILDGYGCYRRRDEAIRMVYPDFGPGWKSKIVLPGLAGGELNVYSLVVQRPDGTMDKQRLPLPAYLQIVAATNFKQRTRKTLEYFHADRLHYAVSGTPNRLEYDQGFFVKNGDGAADLKPIAHLYKTQVYAMARHLGVPEDICTRAPTTDTYSLPQGQDEFYFALPYPQMDLCLWGKNHGVAPAEVAPTVGLTADQVERVYRDIDQKRATTRYLGLAPQLVGDVPEIKH, from the coding sequence ATGTCCAAGGACGTCCTCGCGCTCGACTACGAGGCCGAGGCCACCCGGATCGCCGGCGAGCTGCGCCGGATCATCGCCCACGAGTGCAAGCGCCGCGGCCTGGTGGTGGCGCTCTCGGGCGGCATCGACAGCTCGTGCGTCGCGGCGCTCGCGACCCGCGCGCTCGGCAAGGCCAAGGTGTTCGGCGTGCACATGCCCGAGCGCGACTCGTCGGCCGAGACCCTGCGCCTGTCGACGTCGGTGTCGGACACGTTCGGCTTCGACTCGGTGCTCGAGGAGATCACGCCGATCCTCGACGGCTACGGCTGCTACCGCCGCCGCGACGAGGCCATCCGCATGGTCTACCCGGACTTCGGCCCGGGCTGGAAGTCGAAGATCGTCCTGCCGGGCCTGGCCGGCGGCGAGCTCAACGTCTACTCGCTCGTGGTCCAGCGGCCCGACGGCACGATGGACAAGCAGCGGCTGCCGCTGCCGGCGTACCTGCAGATCGTCGCCGCCACCAACTTCAAGCAGCGCACCCGCAAGACCCTCGAGTACTTCCACGCCGACCGCCTGCACTACGCGGTCAGCGGCACGCCCAACCGGCTCGAGTACGACCAGGGCTTCTTCGTCAAGAACGGCGACGGCGCCGCCGATCTCAAGCCCATCGCCCACCTCTACAAGACCCAGGTCTACGCGATGGCGCGGCACCTGGGCGTGCCCGAGGACATCTGCACCCGGGCCCCGACCACCGACACCTACTCGCTGCCCCAGGGCCAGGACGAGTTCTACTTCGCGCTGCCGTACCCGCAGATGGATCTCTGTCTGTGGGGCAAGAACCACGGCGTCGCGCCGGCCGAGGTCGCTCCCACCGTCGGGCTCACGGCCGATCAGGTCGAGCGCGTCTACCGCGACATCGATCAGAAGCGCGCGACCACGCGCTACCTCGGCCTGGCGCCGCAGCTGGTCGGCGACGTGCCCGAGATCAAGCACTGA
- a CDS encoding acyl carrier protein: MAALEAGAVARAVTTFIVDNFLFGNAADAPAPGASFMETGLIDSTGVLELVAFVESTYDIKVGDDELVPEHLDSVDNLAAFVVRKAA; encoded by the coding sequence ATGGCAGCCCTCGAAGCCGGCGCGGTCGCGCGCGCGGTGACCACGTTCATCGTCGACAACTTCCTCTTTGGCAACGCCGCGGACGCGCCCGCGCCCGGCGCCTCGTTCATGGAGACCGGGCTCATCGACTCGACCGGCGTGCTCGAGCTGGTGGCGTTCGTCGAGTCGACCTACGACATCAAGGTCGGCGACGACGAGCTGGTGCCCGAGCACCTCGACTCGGTCGACAACCTCGCCGCGTTCGTCGTCCGGAAGGCGGCCTGA
- a CDS encoding spermidine synthase: MAQPWQTLATVPTAEGPLELRQRGPRDFLIVVGGRVLMTSAARRSEEALATLAAAKISGRARPRVLIGGLGMAYTLRAALDAFGPDARVAVAELTPTVVDWCRGPLAVLTDAATVDPRVEVILDDVAKVIARARASYDAILLDLYEGPNAATQRKDDPFYGPAALAASHAALRPGGVLAVWSEDPDAGFTRRFGAAGFTVTTHRPGKGGRAHVVYLGVRA; encoded by the coding sequence ATGGCCCAGCCCTGGCAAACCCTCGCGACCGTCCCGACCGCCGAGGGGCCGCTCGAGCTGCGCCAGCGCGGGCCGCGCGACTTCCTGATCGTCGTCGGCGGACGCGTGCTGATGACCAGCGCCGCGCGGCGGTCCGAGGAGGCGCTCGCGACCCTGGCCGCGGCCAAGATCAGCGGGCGCGCCCGGCCGCGCGTGCTGATCGGCGGGCTCGGCATGGCCTACACGCTGCGGGCCGCGCTCGACGCGTTCGGGCCTGACGCGCGCGTGGCGGTGGCCGAGCTGACGCCGACGGTCGTCGACTGGTGCCGCGGCCCGCTCGCGGTGCTGACCGACGCCGCCACGGTCGATCCGCGGGTCGAGGTGATCCTCGACGACGTCGCCAAGGTGATCGCGCGCGCCCGGGCCAGCTACGACGCGATCCTGCTCGATCTGTACGAGGGCCCCAACGCCGCGACCCAGCGCAAGGACGATCCGTTCTACGGCCCGGCGGCGCTGGCCGCGAGCCACGCGGCGCTGCGCCCGGGCGGCGTGCTGGCGGTGTGGTCCGAGGATCCCGACGCCGGGTTCACGCGGCGGTTCGGCGCCGCCGGCTTCACCGTGACCACGCACCGCCCGGGCAAGGGCGGCCGCGCCCACGTCGTCTACCTCGGCGTCCGCGCCTGA